A window from Osmia lignaria lignaria isolate PbOS001 chromosome 8, iyOsmLign1, whole genome shotgun sequence encodes these proteins:
- the Mekk1 gene encoding mitogen-activated protein kinase kinase kinase 4 isoform X2 — protein MLGYDKRSHDAENLFSGSSDDDTNYVGKKGSGSSTNEFDESIQAMCDMYGQTPPRTRLNRKKRYMKQKLNGGDTKSLDKETPSKLLVRRRNTLDSIIFNEMCDKADRDCENEANQDMVKEGSRKCKRIFKVLRGSERDLKLDMKAAYDYAEKFDHGQVSTPNHIKVETKNRFRCLRSKPVGVEERRVETDEPNLVIDNNESVAQSPKTLSLKEREIFHDTFSFLIRLGSTERNCRRQISHEETSWQNELKDLIWLELQAHHADRNPMAQDEYLCKQREALEGLLKEIMEYRYDPIASVKNGNTPWINISGKCVDRVVNSGSSPNIELGICPGCLSMYCRACARAQGEALQQVEGLLARLEVAESLYPSSQALAVQYPLYKSTEFTGRVKAMCLWYNMTKHHRLKLQILGKLLMMLHTKKKHDDNGDSGISSRSSDTVDSSEHRRTLVRFEVSNPQEESSSPSDSNNSNNSSVGLSFAQSWPSTPETSLTCLDDDKTERLDFYLVEFDRQAYRKYIEDVLKTRGLRKSLNFLERLHTSVLRKARLTLEKSDVSEGGNATSEEYEGDEELRRYGVWSTEARELNLPSYRAAFVFLSRVPLDVVHEFLRMRLEQKPDQPSPLSVRQLMRELREGLRIACIHRDRFSAHSCAAVASDNESCDQLLFQEDVKDFDDSLKAVFEVYLDYLQQWVDMVQHDSFHKNLIMDEWIFVKSIAGNILNGYKIAGVKFCEIAKTMIKQVKEFLNERPREIKETTEDWSDDDDWSCKFHFMFVGREWQGMFVESREKVVKSVTLARCLKRDIEKWAFFNKDLEESLTILKETVMSLRHQITVVITNFQRDLEKAEEPNSEGDRFAFRSRVREILHQAYRMGFDYYKETCKLFSLEEKAVLARGLVSFAFLWMEFVRTRCERGRGLRPRWANQGLEFLITVCEPQNTKHLSDQEFEELKTCMDRCISHVVGSANIASNVETESIRRLSSHSRASSPCHARSRTASISQKPRDAFKSPDVPSNPKKSPSPSIVDGNIMLNTFDRSISRQERIVRAIRKVDCDIDERLKSRELIGQVTDRKAVDRVHIKARRVTFTWQRGIKIGQGRFGKVYTVVNNQTGELLAMKEVQLQPGDHRAIRRVAEELQIFEGIQHKHLVRYYGLEIHREEMLIFMEFCAEGTLESLVAGSGNGLPESLVRKYTHQLLLAVAVLHCHGIVHRDIKSANIFLTDEGNCLKLGDFGSAVQIKAHTTMPGELQGFVGTQAYMAPEVFMKSESSGHGRAADIWSVGCCVIEMASGRRPWSDYDSNYQIMFKVGMGETPALPKSLSAEGIDLIKKCLQHDPKRRLTANSLLTLPFAQAYEDVNADLVVARHQT, from the exons ATGTTGGGTTACGATAAACGAAGCCATGATGCTGAAAATCTTTTCTCAGGTTCCTCCGATGATGACACCAACTACGTTGG TAAGAAAGGTTCGGGCAGTTCGACGAACGAATTCGATGAATCGATTCAAGCCATGTGCGATATGTACGGACAGACACCGCCGAGAACCCGTCTGAATCGCAAGAAGAGGTATATGAAACAGAAACTTAATGGAGG aGATACGAAATCGTTAGACAAGGAGACACCGTCGAAACTGCTGGTTCGCAGACGAAACACTCTGGACAGTATAATATTCAACGAGATGTGCGATAAGGCCGACAGAGATTGCGAGAACGAGGCGAATCAGGATATGGTGAAAGAGGGAAGCCGGAAGtgtaaaagaattttcaaagtatTGCGCGGCAGCGAGAGAGATTTGAAGCTCGACATGAAGGCGGCGTACGATTATGCTGAGAAATTTGATCACGGACAAGTGTCGACGCCTAATCACATCAAAGTAGAAACTAAAAACAGATTCCGTTGTCTCCGATCGAAGCCCGTCGGCGTTGAGGAGAGAAGGGTTGAAACCGACGAACCAAATCTGGTCATTGATAACAATGAATCAGTGGCACAGTCTCCTAAAACGTTGAGCCTTAAAGAGCGAGAAATATTTCAcgatactttttcttttctcattaGACTG GGAAGTACGGAACGAAACTGCAGGCGTCAAATAAGCCACGAGGAGACCAGCTGGCAAAACGAGCTGAAGGACCTAATATGGTTAGAACTGCAAGCCCATCACGCTGATCGCAATCCAATGGCTCAGGACGAGTACTTGTGCAAACAGCGGGAGGCACTGGAAGGTTTGCTTAAAGAAATAATGGAGTACAG ATACGATCCTATTGCCAGTGTAAAGAACGGTAATACACCCTGGATCAATATAAGCGGTAAATGCGTGGACCGAGTTGTGAATTCTGGATCAAGCCCGAACATAGAGCTGGGTATCTGTCCGGGGTGTCTTTCTATGTACTGTAGAGCATGTGCGAGAGCCCAAGGCGAGGCGTTGCAGCAAGTAGAAGGTTTATTAGCTAGATTAGAAGTGGCTGAGTCTCTATACCCGTCGTCGCAGGCTTTGGCCGTGCAATATCCGTTATACAAAAGCACAGAATTTACCGGCAGAGTGAAGGCCATGTGCCTCTGGTACAACATGACCAAACATCATCGactgaaattgcaaatattgGGAAAATTACTGATGATGTTGCACACTAAGAAGAAGCACGACGATAACGGTGATTCAGGGATAAGTTCGAGATCCTCGGATACCGTTGATTCCTCGGAGCACAGGCGTACTTTGGTGCGGTTCGAGGTGTCAAATCCGCAGGAGGAAAGCTCCAGTCCCTCCGACAGCAACAATAGCAACAATTCTTCCGTCGGCTTGTCTTTCGCCCAGTCGTGGCCTTCCACCCCTGAGACTTCTCTGACCTGTCTGGACGACGATAAAACAGAGCGGCTTGATTTCTATTTAGTAGAATTCGACCGGCAGGCTTATAGAAAGTACATCGAGGATGTGCTGAAGACCAGAGGGCTGAGGAAGAGTTTAAATTTCCTCGAGAGGCTGCACACCTCGGTTCTAAGGAAAGCAAGACTGACGTTGGAGAAGAGCGACGTGAGCGAAGGTGGTAACGCTACCAGCGAAGAGTACGAAGGGGACGAAGAGCTACGTCGATACGGTGTGTGGAGCACCGAGGCCAGAGAATTGAATCTTCCATCCTATAGAGCAGCTTTCGTGTTTTTGTCCCGGGTTCCATTGGACGTCGTCCACGAATTTCTGCGAATGAGGCTGGAACAAAAGCCGGATCAGCCTAGCCCCTTGTCCGTTAGGCAACTGATGCGCGAACTCAGGGAGGGTCTTCGAATAGCTTGCATTCATCGCGACAGATTTTCCGCCCACTCTTGCGCGGCTGTTGCCAGCGACAACGAAAGCTGCGATCAATTGTTGTTCCAAGAGGACGTGAAAGACTTCGACGATAGCTTGAAAGCCGTCTTCGAGGTGTACCTCGACTACTTGCAGCAGTGGGTGGACATGGTCCAACACGATAGTTTCCATAAAAATTTAATCATGGACGAGTGGATATTTGTAAAATCGATAGCTGGGAATATATTGAACGGTTACAAAATTGCTGGAGTTAAATTCTG TGAAATCGCCAAGACGATGATCAAGCAGGTGAAAGAATTCCTTAACGAGAGACCAAGAGAGATCAAGGAGACTACTGAAGATTGGAGCGATGATGACGACTGGTCATGCAA ATTTCATTTTATGTTCGTGGGTCGAGAATGGCAAGGGATGTTTGTGGAGTCTCGAGAGAAGGTCGTTAAGAGTGTCACACTGGCCAGGTGTTTGAAACGTGATATTGAAAAATGGGCTTTCTTTAACAAGGACTTGGAAGAATCATTAACAATCTTGAAG GAAACCGTGATGTCTTTGAGACACCAGATAACAGTGGTAATCACCAATTTCCAACGGGACCTTGAAAAGGCTGAAGAACCAAATTCCGAGGGCGACAGGTTCGCTTTTCGTTCCAGAGTCAGGGAAATACTTCATCAGGCGTATCGGATGGGTTTCGATTACTACAAGGAGACCTGTAAATTATTTTCTCTCGAGGAGAAAGCTGTTTTAGCACGGGGCTTGGTATCTTTCGCTTTCCTCTGGATGGAATTCGTACGGACACGGTGCGAGCGGGGTCGGGGCTTGAGGCCCAGATGGGCGAACCAAGGTTTAGAGTTTCTGATCACGGTGTGCGAACCGCAGAATACTAAACATCTGAGCGACCAGGAATTCGAGGAGTTGAAAACCTGCATGGATCGTTGCATTTCGCACGTCGTTGGGAGCGCGAACATAGCATCAAACGTGGAAACAGAAA GTATAAGAAGATTGTCATCTCATTCGAGAGCTTCGTCGCCTTGTCACGCTAGAAGCAGAACCGCGAGTATATCCCAGAAGCCTAGAGACGCTTTTAAATCTCCCGATGTCCCGTCGAATCCTAAGAAATCCCCTTCGCCGAGCATAGTCGATGGAAATATAATGTTGAACACGTTCGATCGTAGTATATCCCGTCAGGAGAGAATTGTTCGGGCTATAAGAAAGGTAGACTGTGATATTGACGAGAGGCTAAAGAGTCGTGAACTTATCGGTCAAGTTACAGATAGAAAGGCTGTAGATAGGGTGCATATTAAAGCGAGAAGAGTCACGTTTACCTGGCAAAGGGGTATTAAAATAG GTCAAGGAAGATTCGGCAAAGTGTACACCGTGGTGAACAATCAAACCGGCGAGTTGTTAGCCATGAAAGAGGTACAGCTGCAACCTGGAGATCACAGGGCTATCAGAAGAGTAGCTGAGGAGTTGCAGATATTCGAAGGGATTCAACACAAACACTTAGTCAGATATTATGGCCTAGAAATCCATCGA GAAGAGATGTTAATATTCATGGAATTTTGTGCTGAAGGAACCTTGGAAAGTTTGGTAGCTGGCAGTGGGAATGGGCTACCGGAATCATTAGTCAGGAAATATACTCATCAACTACTCTTAGCGGTAGCAGTGCTACATTGTCATGGAATAGTACACCGCGACATTAAAT ctgcaaatatttttttaaccgaCGAGGGTAATTGCCTGAAACTTGGAGACTTTGGAAGCGCGGTACAAATTAAAGCTCACACCACGATGCCGGGTGAATTGCAAGGATTCGTTGGGACTCAAG CTTACATGGCACCGGAAGTGTTCATGAAGTCAGAGAGCAGTGGTCATGGAAGAGCAGCTGATATTTGGTCGGTTGGTTGTTGCGTGATAGAAATGGCCAGTGGACGAAGGCCTTGGTCAGACTATGATTCGAATTATCAAATTATGTTTAAG GTAGGGATGGGTGAGACTCCAGCGTTGCCAAAAAGTTTGTCAGCTGAGGGGATTGActtaattaaaaagtgtttgcAACACGACCCAAAGAGAAGATTAACTGCTAATTCCTTACTAACACTTCCATTCGCGCAAGCGTACGAGGATGTAAATGCTGACTTAGTAGTAGCTCGTCATCAGACAtga
- the Mekk1 gene encoding mitogen-activated protein kinase kinase kinase 4 isoform X1, which translates to MLGYDKRSHDAENLFSGSSDDDTNYVGKKGSGSSTNEFDESIQAMCDMYGQTPPRTRLNRKKRYMKQKLNGGDTKSLDKETPSKLLVRRRNTLDSIIFNEMCDKADRDCENEANQDMVKEGSRKCKRIFKVLRGSERDLKLDMKAAYDYAEKFDHGQVSTPNHIKVETKNRFRCLRSKPVGVEERRVETDEPNLVIDNNESVAQSPKTLSLKEREIFHDTFSFLIRLGSTERNCRRQISHEETSWQNELKDLIWLELQAHHADRNPMAQDEYLCKQREALEGLLKEIMEYRYDPIASVKNGNTPWINISGKCVDRVVNSGSSPNIELGICPGCLSMYCRACARAQGEALQQVEGLLARLEVAESLYPSSQALAVQYPLYKSTEFTGRVKAMCLWYNMTKHHRLKLQILGKLLMMLHTKKKHDDNGDSGISSRSSDTVDSSEHRRTLVRFEVSNPQEESSSPSDSNNSNNSSVGLSFAQSWPSTPETSLTCLDDDKTERLDFYLVEFDRQAYRKYIEDVLKTRGLRKSLNFLERLHTSVLRKARLTLEKSDVSEGGNATSEEYEGDEELRRYGVWSTEARELNLPSYRAAFVFLSRVPLDVVHEFLRMRLEQKPDQPSPLSVRQLMRELREGLRIACIHRDRFSAHSCAAVASDNESCDQLLFQEDVKDFDDSLKAVFEVYLDYLQQWVDMVQHDSFHKNLIMDEWIFVKSIAGNILNGYKIAGVKFCEIAKTMIKQVKEFLNERPREIKETTEDWSDDDDWSCKFRFHFMFVGREWQGMFVESREKVVKSVTLARCLKRDIEKWAFFNKDLEESLTILKETVMSLRHQITVVITNFQRDLEKAEEPNSEGDRFAFRSRVREILHQAYRMGFDYYKETCKLFSLEEKAVLARGLVSFAFLWMEFVRTRCERGRGLRPRWANQGLEFLITVCEPQNTKHLSDQEFEELKTCMDRCISHVVGSANIASNVETESIRRLSSHSRASSPCHARSRTASISQKPRDAFKSPDVPSNPKKSPSPSIVDGNIMLNTFDRSISRQERIVRAIRKVDCDIDERLKSRELIGQVTDRKAVDRVHIKARRVTFTWQRGIKIGQGRFGKVYTVVNNQTGELLAMKEVQLQPGDHRAIRRVAEELQIFEGIQHKHLVRYYGLEIHREEMLIFMEFCAEGTLESLVAGSGNGLPESLVRKYTHQLLLAVAVLHCHGIVHRDIKSANIFLTDEGNCLKLGDFGSAVQIKAHTTMPGELQGFVGTQAYMAPEVFMKSESSGHGRAADIWSVGCCVIEMASGRRPWSDYDSNYQIMFKVGMGETPALPKSLSAEGIDLIKKCLQHDPKRRLTANSLLTLPFAQAYEDVNADLVVARHQT; encoded by the exons ATGTTGGGTTACGATAAACGAAGCCATGATGCTGAAAATCTTTTCTCAGGTTCCTCCGATGATGACACCAACTACGTTGG TAAGAAAGGTTCGGGCAGTTCGACGAACGAATTCGATGAATCGATTCAAGCCATGTGCGATATGTACGGACAGACACCGCCGAGAACCCGTCTGAATCGCAAGAAGAGGTATATGAAACAGAAACTTAATGGAGG aGATACGAAATCGTTAGACAAGGAGACACCGTCGAAACTGCTGGTTCGCAGACGAAACACTCTGGACAGTATAATATTCAACGAGATGTGCGATAAGGCCGACAGAGATTGCGAGAACGAGGCGAATCAGGATATGGTGAAAGAGGGAAGCCGGAAGtgtaaaagaattttcaaagtatTGCGCGGCAGCGAGAGAGATTTGAAGCTCGACATGAAGGCGGCGTACGATTATGCTGAGAAATTTGATCACGGACAAGTGTCGACGCCTAATCACATCAAAGTAGAAACTAAAAACAGATTCCGTTGTCTCCGATCGAAGCCCGTCGGCGTTGAGGAGAGAAGGGTTGAAACCGACGAACCAAATCTGGTCATTGATAACAATGAATCAGTGGCACAGTCTCCTAAAACGTTGAGCCTTAAAGAGCGAGAAATATTTCAcgatactttttcttttctcattaGACTG GGAAGTACGGAACGAAACTGCAGGCGTCAAATAAGCCACGAGGAGACCAGCTGGCAAAACGAGCTGAAGGACCTAATATGGTTAGAACTGCAAGCCCATCACGCTGATCGCAATCCAATGGCTCAGGACGAGTACTTGTGCAAACAGCGGGAGGCACTGGAAGGTTTGCTTAAAGAAATAATGGAGTACAG ATACGATCCTATTGCCAGTGTAAAGAACGGTAATACACCCTGGATCAATATAAGCGGTAAATGCGTGGACCGAGTTGTGAATTCTGGATCAAGCCCGAACATAGAGCTGGGTATCTGTCCGGGGTGTCTTTCTATGTACTGTAGAGCATGTGCGAGAGCCCAAGGCGAGGCGTTGCAGCAAGTAGAAGGTTTATTAGCTAGATTAGAAGTGGCTGAGTCTCTATACCCGTCGTCGCAGGCTTTGGCCGTGCAATATCCGTTATACAAAAGCACAGAATTTACCGGCAGAGTGAAGGCCATGTGCCTCTGGTACAACATGACCAAACATCATCGactgaaattgcaaatattgGGAAAATTACTGATGATGTTGCACACTAAGAAGAAGCACGACGATAACGGTGATTCAGGGATAAGTTCGAGATCCTCGGATACCGTTGATTCCTCGGAGCACAGGCGTACTTTGGTGCGGTTCGAGGTGTCAAATCCGCAGGAGGAAAGCTCCAGTCCCTCCGACAGCAACAATAGCAACAATTCTTCCGTCGGCTTGTCTTTCGCCCAGTCGTGGCCTTCCACCCCTGAGACTTCTCTGACCTGTCTGGACGACGATAAAACAGAGCGGCTTGATTTCTATTTAGTAGAATTCGACCGGCAGGCTTATAGAAAGTACATCGAGGATGTGCTGAAGACCAGAGGGCTGAGGAAGAGTTTAAATTTCCTCGAGAGGCTGCACACCTCGGTTCTAAGGAAAGCAAGACTGACGTTGGAGAAGAGCGACGTGAGCGAAGGTGGTAACGCTACCAGCGAAGAGTACGAAGGGGACGAAGAGCTACGTCGATACGGTGTGTGGAGCACCGAGGCCAGAGAATTGAATCTTCCATCCTATAGAGCAGCTTTCGTGTTTTTGTCCCGGGTTCCATTGGACGTCGTCCACGAATTTCTGCGAATGAGGCTGGAACAAAAGCCGGATCAGCCTAGCCCCTTGTCCGTTAGGCAACTGATGCGCGAACTCAGGGAGGGTCTTCGAATAGCTTGCATTCATCGCGACAGATTTTCCGCCCACTCTTGCGCGGCTGTTGCCAGCGACAACGAAAGCTGCGATCAATTGTTGTTCCAAGAGGACGTGAAAGACTTCGACGATAGCTTGAAAGCCGTCTTCGAGGTGTACCTCGACTACTTGCAGCAGTGGGTGGACATGGTCCAACACGATAGTTTCCATAAAAATTTAATCATGGACGAGTGGATATTTGTAAAATCGATAGCTGGGAATATATTGAACGGTTACAAAATTGCTGGAGTTAAATTCTG TGAAATCGCCAAGACGATGATCAAGCAGGTGAAAGAATTCCTTAACGAGAGACCAAGAGAGATCAAGGAGACTACTGAAGATTGGAGCGATGATGACGACTGGTCATGCAA GTTCAGATTTCATTTTATGTTCGTGGGTCGAGAATGGCAAGGGATGTTTGTGGAGTCTCGAGAGAAGGTCGTTAAGAGTGTCACACTGGCCAGGTGTTTGAAACGTGATATTGAAAAATGGGCTTTCTTTAACAAGGACTTGGAAGAATCATTAACAATCTTGAAG GAAACCGTGATGTCTTTGAGACACCAGATAACAGTGGTAATCACCAATTTCCAACGGGACCTTGAAAAGGCTGAAGAACCAAATTCCGAGGGCGACAGGTTCGCTTTTCGTTCCAGAGTCAGGGAAATACTTCATCAGGCGTATCGGATGGGTTTCGATTACTACAAGGAGACCTGTAAATTATTTTCTCTCGAGGAGAAAGCTGTTTTAGCACGGGGCTTGGTATCTTTCGCTTTCCTCTGGATGGAATTCGTACGGACACGGTGCGAGCGGGGTCGGGGCTTGAGGCCCAGATGGGCGAACCAAGGTTTAGAGTTTCTGATCACGGTGTGCGAACCGCAGAATACTAAACATCTGAGCGACCAGGAATTCGAGGAGTTGAAAACCTGCATGGATCGTTGCATTTCGCACGTCGTTGGGAGCGCGAACATAGCATCAAACGTGGAAACAGAAA GTATAAGAAGATTGTCATCTCATTCGAGAGCTTCGTCGCCTTGTCACGCTAGAAGCAGAACCGCGAGTATATCCCAGAAGCCTAGAGACGCTTTTAAATCTCCCGATGTCCCGTCGAATCCTAAGAAATCCCCTTCGCCGAGCATAGTCGATGGAAATATAATGTTGAACACGTTCGATCGTAGTATATCCCGTCAGGAGAGAATTGTTCGGGCTATAAGAAAGGTAGACTGTGATATTGACGAGAGGCTAAAGAGTCGTGAACTTATCGGTCAAGTTACAGATAGAAAGGCTGTAGATAGGGTGCATATTAAAGCGAGAAGAGTCACGTTTACCTGGCAAAGGGGTATTAAAATAG GTCAAGGAAGATTCGGCAAAGTGTACACCGTGGTGAACAATCAAACCGGCGAGTTGTTAGCCATGAAAGAGGTACAGCTGCAACCTGGAGATCACAGGGCTATCAGAAGAGTAGCTGAGGAGTTGCAGATATTCGAAGGGATTCAACACAAACACTTAGTCAGATATTATGGCCTAGAAATCCATCGA GAAGAGATGTTAATATTCATGGAATTTTGTGCTGAAGGAACCTTGGAAAGTTTGGTAGCTGGCAGTGGGAATGGGCTACCGGAATCATTAGTCAGGAAATATACTCATCAACTACTCTTAGCGGTAGCAGTGCTACATTGTCATGGAATAGTACACCGCGACATTAAAT ctgcaaatatttttttaaccgaCGAGGGTAATTGCCTGAAACTTGGAGACTTTGGAAGCGCGGTACAAATTAAAGCTCACACCACGATGCCGGGTGAATTGCAAGGATTCGTTGGGACTCAAG CTTACATGGCACCGGAAGTGTTCATGAAGTCAGAGAGCAGTGGTCATGGAAGAGCAGCTGATATTTGGTCGGTTGGTTGTTGCGTGATAGAAATGGCCAGTGGACGAAGGCCTTGGTCAGACTATGATTCGAATTATCAAATTATGTTTAAG GTAGGGATGGGTGAGACTCCAGCGTTGCCAAAAAGTTTGTCAGCTGAGGGGATTGActtaattaaaaagtgtttgcAACACGACCCAAAGAGAAGATTAACTGCTAATTCCTTACTAACACTTCCATTCGCGCAAGCGTACGAGGATGTAAATGCTGACTTAGTAGTAGCTCGTCATCAGACAtga